AGCACCTAGGACAGGGCCTGGGACGAAGTGGATGTCCAATGAATAGTGAACAGTGGAGAGAAAGGACGCGTGAGGGCAGGTGTCCTTTGGAAGGCAGCGCTCTGGCTGAGAACGCATCATCGGTGTCCTTGCGGGGGAAGCTTTCTGCAGACCGGTGCTAGGGGGTTAGGGAGGGAGCGCGAGGCTCAAATCCCGCCCCAGCCGAGCCTGCAGCACGCCAGGGAGGCACCACGTCCCCTTCCGCCCGGCCGAGCAGACTTCCCATGATGCCCCGCGTGGCGCCCATTCAAACCGCacggaggagagggaggaggtcgTAATGGCAGCGCCGGAGCCGGAAGTAGTGTCCCCGGCCGCTGTCCCTGGTAAGGCATGGGGTCCGGATCTCGGGGTACTTGGGGGACCTGTTTACTCCCTACCGCCATTCCCTCCCACCATTTATACCCTGGCCCTTTCTCGGGCCGATCTTCCTCTATCCTCACTTCTCGGCGtccccccgccccggccctggCTCGGCCAGAGCGACCCTACCGCCTCACGGCCCTGGATCACAGTGGTTCACCCCCACTCTGCCTTCATCTCGGCGGCGTTCTGTAGCCCGCTTGACTATACTTTCAACTCTGATCAGGGGCTCCACTTTCTGAGAGTAGCATCAGTCCCCTGCCTCAGAAAttctgcacccctcctccccccgcaGCCCGTCCCCTGTCCCCGCTTTCTCACCATCCGCCGTCACTAAAGTCACTTTAGGCGACTGGGGTTAGGAATCTCCCTGCCTCGGCGCACACAGAAGTTTGTGGAGGGAATGTGCGTATGTCCGGGTTAGGGTGGCTGATAGGGAATGAGAAGCCTGGTTTTGGcctttgagttttcatttttctctcttgtccCTCTGTGCGCCCACCAGACTTGGAGTGGTATGAGGAGTCGGAGGAAACCCGCGCCCCCCGGATAGAGCTGCTTGAGACTCCCTCTGCCCGAGAACCTCCCAACCCTTCGGAGTCATTTTGCCCCCGAGACCGCCTGGTGCCAGTGGTGTTCCCCGGGCCTGTGAGCCAGGAGGGCTGCTGTCGATTTACTTGTGAACTTCTAAAGCATGTCATGTACCAGCGCCAGCAACTCCCCCTGCCCTATGAGCAGCTGAAGCACTTCTACCGCAAACCTTCTTCCCAGGTAGGCACAGGCTTTGGAGAGAGTTGGTGTGAGACTTTGTGGCTATTGGATGGTGGGTGAAAAGGGAGTCTAAGGAATCTCCTGGGCTTCCCAGCCTGAGCAGCTGGGAAGAGTATGTTTCATCCCATGGCTTCAGTCGCTTTCTCCACACTCTAATCTTTGATAGTCTAACGCTCACCACCTTATCTCTGGTTTCTTGTTCTGAAACTCCTGTTGTGTTGCCTTTGGACTTCATGAATtgaccttttaattttaatgtcttctctctccaaatttgtatctctttgtttttatgttctgCTTTCTGGGGGACTTCTTTGACATATATTCCAACACGTCTAtcgattttcttttcttttttggcagtCATAGTCTTAAGGGCTCTTAATTTTTGCATGTAGCATCCTGTTTCATGTCTATATGAACGTCTCTTGCCTGTGgatattaattattgtatattcatggttttcctctgtttcttttcctttttttccttcttttttcttagacagaagggacaggagggagaaagggggagagaaacatcggattggttgcctccggcaggcccccaactggggacctggtccacaacccaggcatgtgcccggactgggaattgaaacagtgaccctttggttcgcaagccagtgctcagtccactgagccacaccagccagggctcctctgttTCTTGcagtgtctcagtttcttccagCGTCTTTTTCCTATCTGTTTTGGTCTCTAACTTTCATGTTAGAGGCTTTCAGTCTATGTCtggtaaatatttaagaataagtCATTGAAAGCTCTGTATGCATGGCTGATAGACCAAGGATATTGGGTGGGAACCTATTGGTCTCTTTGGAGGACTCCCAAAACGTCAATATTGCAAAGTCTTCTCTCTAGATGGAAGAGACTGGCAGGTGATCTAAGGGTCCTCATGTTTTCACTGAGTCCCCATGCGCTTGCTCTTGCCTTTTGCAGCGCCTATGCCAGCAACTCCTGAGTCTGGGGTTTTGCTGTGTGAGTCAGTTTGCTTTCCAAGGGAGCCTGCCCTGTCAGCATTTGAATGCTCCCATCTGCTCTCTGTCCTCCAAAAATTTGTTGTTGCCTTCGGCTACTGTTGTCTATTCTCGAGGTCTCTTTGCCCTGGGgcatcctccttccctttctcactccctcccttcaccccgcctctctccttccttctttcccttcttttccctttcatttagtAATGTTTCATTCAGATGGGATCACAAGTAAGCATGTGTTCAATTTGCCATGTTTAATTGGAAGACCAACTCTAGAATCACCTTTATTAAACCAAATAATCCTTGTTCCTGTTATCACTCCTAGAACAGCAAACATTTGCCACATACTGTGCCACCAAATCTCCTTGACTGCTTTCGTTACTTATTTCTGGATGTCCTCTTACTTCAAAACACTATCTTTGCTGTTCTAAGAGTGGGACAGTTTGGTTTAGTACAAagaatgtattttcctttttgatataTTGCCTCTGATAAAACCCATTATCTTGGCTGTAGCAGTTCATCAAGCTGGAAATCCAGTCCCACAGTCTACTATATCCCAAACAACAGGGTTCTTCAAAGGTCATTAACTTCcccctcccttgctttctttctcaccATACCTTGTCTTCATAGGTAGAGGACATGGTGAAGAAGAAACCTTGGACCACCGCTGAGACAAACAGCAGGAAGTGCCAACAAACCCTGGCAGAACTGGAGAGTGTCCTCAGCCACCTAGAGGGTCTCTTTGCCCGGACGCTAGTACCACGAGTGCTGATCCTCCTTGGGGGCAACGCTCTGAATCCAAAGGAGTTCTATGAGCTCGATCTGTCCCGCTTGGCCCCAGACAGCAGGGACCAGAGCCTGAGCACGGCGGCTTGTTTGCGCCGTATCTTCCGAGCCATTTTTATGGCTGACGCCTTCAGTGAGCTGCAGGCTCCTCCGCTCATGAGCACCACTGTCATGGCGCAGGGGCACCGCGACTGCGGCGAAGACTGGTTTCGACCCAGGCTCAACTACAGAGTGCCCGTGCGGGGCCACAAACTGACTGTGACCCTCTCCTGTGGCAGGCCCTCCGTCCCAGTCACGGCCTGGGAAGATTACGTTTGGTTCCAGGCACCAGTGACGTTGAAAGGCTTTCACGAGTGAATGGGGATGCTTCTTAATCATGAACACAAAGGCTAAGTTATCTTTTCCTTCTGTGGCGCCAAGTCACCCATCTCTTGCTTGGAAGTAGAGCTGCTTCCTGATGAGAGGAAGGTTCTGTCCTGGCTTCCTGCTTCCCTTCCACAGACTTCCCGGCGGGCTGATGGCGGGACTGGGACTGTAATAATCATCACTGAACAACATCTCTTTGAATCAAAGGTTGATTTCCCAGAGGGTGCTGGGACAGACTTTTCTGTTTGGGGTTGGAAAACAAATGTGGGCCCTGAGATACGATTATGGAGGTGTCCCTTTCACTGTGGCTTTTCAGAATTTTTACCAGGAACATAATGCAGGTGTGACtcatgaatttaaatataaaatgaatgaattcatatTAAATTTTCCTGAAACTCTTGGCTTCTTGAGGCTAGAGTATTTTGTCTTTCTCCCTGGtctctttattgtttatttttcactaGTGGCTCTTTCTCTTCGTCTGCCCCAGGCTAGTCTgggaagttaagtgacttggccaaggttcTATACCGGTTTGATGTCAGCGGGGACTCTTCATCAGCTAACACCTAGCCTGATGTTCTTTCCTTTCACACACTGGTTTTGTGATCCTTAAAATGTGTGCCCAAAGCAGAGGTCACGTAAGGGAATGGGGCtgaaaaaaggaaactgagaggGTCTTTGCAAAGCATGATCGAGTTAGGCTGAGGCCCCAGGACTGCCTTGTGGGATCAGCTTCCCGAGGACAAATGTCCCCTCTGGAATTCAGCCCTTTCTGTCTCCATTGCAGTTGTCCGGTGGTTGCGGGCAGTATTGTCCTTAGGCAAACCCTACCTTCTTGCCTGTGGCAATTCCTCAGCTACATTTCTGACTGGGCTTTCCTGATTCTCATTGTTATCCTCTCTGGCCTGATGCTGTCCTGGCCAGTAAGCATTCATGCTCTTTGTCCCTGAGAACACTTGTTTCTTGGAAGTCAGTTGAATACATAATCTTCACCCTGCTGGTGTTGGCGACAGGGGTGTCTGTATAAATGGGGatagtaaaaatatatactttttttttatgttttaagaagaaagttttatgttttattaagaaaatattaaaaaaaaaatagccctggcggGGGAGCTCAGCTGGCCAGAGCACTGTCCGTacacaccaaggctgcaggtttgatctccagtcagggctcacacaaaaatcaaccagcCAATGCGTAACTAGATCAGTGGGACAACGAatcaatatttccctccctctctctaagatcaataaaaaaaatagtttgtattatatgttctctctctttttaaaagattttatttatttgtagggaggggaagagagggagagaaacatcaatgtgtggttgcctcttgcgcgccccacactggggacctggcccgcaacccaggcatgtgccctgagtgggagtcgaaccagtgaccttttggtttgcaagctggagctcaagccactgagccacaccagccagggctatgctcTCTTTTTAGCACTTCACATGCATTTCGTCTAATCTAACAACCTTGCAAAGTTTGtgtcattgtccccattttgaGTGGGGAGTAACGTGCCTGAGAGTGGAAACTGGATTCAGACCCAGTCTACCTAGCACTAGAGGCAGGTGCTTCACACTGCTGTGCATCCTGCGTGCTCTTACTGTGAAATAATTAATAGGATTGCCTTACCAAAGGTGGATGTGTTGGAAAGCTGCAGGACCCTCCTCTCTGGCTTCATATTGTGTTTCCCCACGTGGACCTGACATTAATAGGTATTATAAATATGGATTCAATGAAAGCAAAAGGTTTGAGTTCTCTTCTGTGCTGTGATCCCTTGAAGCATATTCCATCAGCTAGAATTTTGGCTGTCTCTCTGCTTGATGATATTACCTTACAGAAGAGGATAGGGCTATATCTCCCACTTGGGAAGGGGCATGCTGGGTAAGGGGTCTGACTAAAGGGAGGGAGGGTTTGGAACAGGGAGTTATAAATTGTTTTGAGATGGAAGACACATTGAAACATCTCAGCTCCCtcaaatactgatttttaaaagccttcaGAAAcaatatttagccctggctggtgtggttcagtggattgagcactggactgcgaagcaaagggttgccagtttgattcccagtcagggcacatgcctgggttgcaggccaggtccctggtggggggtgtgggagaggcaaccacacactgatgtttctctccctctcttccttccttcccctctcaaaaataaataaaatctttaaaaaaaataaaaaaacaaacaaactatattTAGACGACCAAAACAAAGTAATTACCTGGGCAATTTAGACACTTATTTCTCTATTGGTTTGGCATTGGGGCCCAGGTCATTTTGATTTCATGAGTCCTTCCCAAAGGAATCCAAAATTAAAAGGTCAGTTAATACTAACAACAAATCCTACCTCCTTCCCTGACAACAAGCTTGCTAAGGCACCTGTTGATGTTTGCCCTTGGCTGGGGACTCCAGAGGCGGATGTGACGTAGCCAGTCTTTAGCCCATGGACTGAAGAGGAGCCCCCGTTCCAGTGGGGTTCTGCCCTTTCATGTGTTGCTACCATTTGGGCCTAAAAGCTACAGTTGTGGGAGCCAAGTAGGTACATAGGTGGTAGTTGATGGGAAAGTGTAGTCTGTGAATGTCACCCTTTTTGTGCCCCCCTTCACACCCCCCTTTTCCAAGGTGACCCCATGCCTTGCCCCTTTTCCTCGGTCTCTGCTTGCTGCTATGGAAGGGGTCAAGAAAGAGACATCTAAAGGTCGAAGAGAATGGAATGGGTGGACCATCACGTAAGACCTGTGTTTGGTGGTGATTGTCTTAGACGCCTAGACTTAGCGCCAAGAGTGtcttaaattgttttcttcacAGATAGTTCTGAGGCCAAGAAGGGACAAGGCAGAGGAAATAAGACAGCTGTTGTCACGGTGGGGTCTCCCCCAGCCCCGACTGCATATGCAGTGAGGACTCAATGTGGACTATGTGGAAGGACGCAGCAAAGGCAGAAATATCTGCAGAGGTGGCCTGGGTTGGGACTTCCGACCTCACGCTGTAGACTACCCTGTCTTCTTTAGGGGAAACCACGCTGATGCCGTGGCCACCGAACACATCCTGTCACCAACtcgggagagagagggaggggaaaaaaagaaacaagaaagagagagagagggagctagTGTATGCCCAAGCTTTTGGTAAGAGCTCCGAGGGAGTCAGGGCTGTCGTGTGGTCCGGGGGAAGCAGGGTCACAGGTGGGTGAAGTCCTACTTCCTGCTGCGCGAACCGCGGAGCTTCGGGTCTCCATGGAGACGGCTTCGCGTAGCAACCGGGCGAGCGTTGAGCTAGGCGGCGGGGAAGATGGACGCGGAGAGCCTGCTGCTGTCCCTGGAACTGGCGTCGGGCAGTGGGCAGGGCCTCAGCCCGGACCGTCGGGCCTCGCTGCTCACTTCCCTTTTGCTGGTTAAGCGCGACTATCGCTACAGTCGGGTGCTCTTCTGGGGCCGCATCCTGGGCCTCGTCACCGATTACTACATCGCGCAGGGCCTGAGTGAGGACCACCTTGCACCGCGCAAGACCCTGTACAGGTGGAGGCGGCGCCCGGGCGGCCGAGGCTGCAGGGCGATGCCGAAGGGGGGGCCACTGGGAGGCCTTG
The Desmodus rotundus isolate HL8 chromosome 11, HLdesRot8A.1, whole genome shotgun sequence genome window above contains:
- the MAD2L1BP gene encoding MAD2L1-binding protein, which encodes MAAPEPEVVSPAAVPDLEWYEESEETRAPRIELLETPSAREPPNPSESFCPRDRLVPVVFPGPVSQEGCCRFTCELLKHVMYQRQQLPLPYEQLKHFYRKPSSQVEDMVKKKPWTTAETNSRKCQQTLAELESVLSHLEGLFARTLVPRVLILLGGNALNPKEFYELDLSRLAPDSRDQSLSTAACLRRIFRAIFMADAFSELQAPPLMSTTVMAQGHRDCGEDWFRPRLNYRVPVRGHKLTVTLSCGRPSVPVTAWEDYVWFQAPVTLKGFHE